One genomic region from Portunus trituberculatus isolate SZX2019 chromosome 3, ASM1759143v1, whole genome shotgun sequence encodes:
- the LOC123509578 gene encoding LOW QUALITY PROTEIN: leucine-rich repeat and WD repeat-containing protein 1-like (The sequence of the model RefSeq protein was modified relative to this genomic sequence to represent the inferred CDS: inserted 3 bases in 2 codons) — protein sequence MSQGVRRRGEMADKAKGTKKQKTAGKGAPQRKVDYSFDPSFKLREPKVEKVEGSGDFHPVYFLRTHSKNNDPADVQTQIWQCSFEPDTRKPGSNTSIVATCGGSSVCFINMLDGEVVLKYNRSTKTATAGENLYAQVWSTIPLDDLGLKTINVLAAAGARSTVLLIHPDAGVCYQMFRTVPSKAAAVVCALLFHPKKATWLFCGHEDGQIQLWDIGTPTLPGYEVSQVHLLTIPQVXRDVYNLAFSCAHDLLIAGCDGGLYAWKVDLKKIEENERLERMEFVLPEVDGNGSVLDSIAMLRDDLLAAKCALHGQIYVFSVSRALNAAKYNKNRGQLQSEVKNNMMVSLRWSDTDNYYMNMGVDPRSCVLVCGDDKGXLWVYDLADLVTGKVSSPLTGGSPIAQQEPVKILEWPELEDAEVEKARKLRLDTYDIVVDKCAVSYGAQHIVAVTSNNMVCIWRHGKEEEEEEEEEEEAGKKEEKKGDGK from the exons ggcgCACCACAGCGGAAGGTGGACTACAGCTTTGATCCGTCCTTCAAGCTGCGGGAGCCCAaagtggagaaggtggagggatCAGGCGACTTCCATCCTGTGTACTTCCTCCGCACTCACTCAAAGAACAACGATCCAGCAGATGTACagacccag ATCTGGCAGTGTTCCTTTGAGCCGGACACACGCAAACCTGGCAGCAACACCAGCATTGTGGCGACGTGTGGCGGCTCCTCCGTGTGTTTCATCAACATGCTGGACGGAGAAGTGGTGCTCAAATACAATCGAAGCACAAaaac TGCTACGGCCGGGGAGAACCTTTACGCACAAGTCTGGTCCACCATTCCACTTGATGACCTGGGCCTGAAAACCATCAATGTACTGGCAGCGGCTGGGGCTCGTTCCACagtcctcctcatccaccctGACGCTGGTGTGTGCTACCAAATGTTCCGCACCGTTCCCAGCaaggcagcggcggtggtgtgtgccctcctcttccaccctaaGAAGGCCACCTGGTTGTTTT gtGGGCACGAGGATGGACAGATACAGCTTTGGGACATTGGGACGCCCACCTTACCAGGCTACGAGGTGAGCCAGGTGCATCTCCTCACCATCCCGCAGG GCCGGGACGTGTACAACCTGGCCTTCTCCTGCGCCCACGACCTACTCATTGCTGGCTGTGACGGCGGCCTGTATGCGTGGAAGGTGGACCtcaagaagatagaagagaatgaaag gctgGAGAGGATGGAGTTTGTCTTGCCTGAGGTGGATGGCAATGGGTCAGTGCTGGACAGTATTGCCATGCTGAGAGATGACCTTCTGGCAGCTAAGTGTGCTCTACATGGCCAGATCTACGTCTTCTCAGTCAGCCGGGCTCTCAACGCTGCTAAATATAATAA GAATCGTGGACAGCTCCAGTCTGAGGTGAAGAACAACATGATGGTCAGCCTGAGGTGGAGTGACACTGACAACTACTACATGAACATGGGAGTGGACCCCA GGtcgtgtgtgctggtgtgcggTGATGACAAGGG GCTCTGGGTGTATGACCTGGCTGACCTGGTGACGGGGAAGGTCAGTTCACCCCTTACTGGAGGGTCACCCATTGCACAGCAGGAGCCTGTCAAGATACTGGAATGGCCCGAGCTGGAGGacgctgag gtggAGAAAGCAAGGAAACTGCGATTAGACACATATGACATAGTAGTGGACAAGTGTGCAGTGTCGTATGGAGCCCAGCACATTGTGGCAGTCACTTCAAACAACATGGTGTGCATCTGGAGgcatgggaaggaggaggaggaggaggaggaggaggaagaggaggcagggaagaaagaagagaagaaaggagatgggaagtag